A stretch of the Lolium perenne isolate Kyuss_39 chromosome 3, Kyuss_2.0, whole genome shotgun sequence genome encodes the following:
- the LOC127342989 gene encoding uncharacterized protein — MEQLRQLGEAVGAINALMAFEPDLRINPRQCRLLADACAHALDAVTGEVRASLRFDERGAKWRGLEAPLRELHRALRDAEGYVRQCLDPRGSWWARAAAVAHGTDCVEHLLHNVLWCVSVAVEAVETAGENAGSDADDLARTRLVLARKYDGDMLDPKLFQHAHGKRYLVTHELVARMDAAWKEDRWLLSQLLDEMTGPAAPKRLTRNEQRLAEVLAAPSGKLHPASILLGGDYSVRRRLGGRLKEVQWMGESFAVKHIIGDGEAVGAEVALLSSVAHPNVAHAAHCFHDEDRKEYFVVMDQLMAKDLGSYVKEVSCPRRRTPFPLVVAVDIMLQIARGMEYLHAKGICHGELNPSNVLVKPRQPDGGYVQVKVTEFGQYGAKASANGNANGDDNTCIWYAPEVLKPEGADGETRCTEKADVYSFAMICFELLTGKVPFEDNHLQGDKTSKNIRAGERPLFPFQTPKYLTTLTKRCWHADPAQRPGFSSVCRVLRYVKRFLVMNPEQAGQADAPVAPPVDYLDVEMQLLRRLPAWQGGEGARVSDVPFQMFAYRVVEREKTTAVLHAKDKLASDSGSEGNSLYGDENGLGAMSPDHPSSGTVRPLPDSSDGKKLPASAKKADSKASNSKQAGSVQKVKPSTAKTPQAPRRTLGLKTDGLI; from the exons ATGGAGCAGCTCCGGCAGCTCGGCGAGGCGGTGGGCGCCATCAACGCGCTCATGGCGTTCGAGCCCGACCTCCGGATCAACCCGCGGCAGTGCCGCCTCCTCGCGGACGCCTGCGCGCACGCGCTGGACGCCGTGACCGGCGAGGTCCGCGCCAGCCTCCGCTTCGACGAGCGCGGCGCCAAGTGGCGCGGCCTCGAGGCCCCTCTCCGCGAGCTCCACCGCGCGCTCCGCGACGCCGAGGGCTACGTCCGCCAGTGCCTCGACCCGCGCGGCAGCTGGTGGGCGCGCGCCGCGGCCGTGGCGCACGGCACGGACTGCGTCGAGCACCTGCTCCACAACGTTCTGTGGTGCGTCTCCGTCGCGGTAGAGGCCGTCGAGACCGCCGGGGAGAACGCGGGCTCCGACGCGGACGACCTCGCGCGGACGCGGCTGGTGCTCGCCAGGAAGTACGACGGGGACATGCTCGACCCCAAGCTGTTCCAGCACGCGCACGGTAAGCGATACCTGGTCACCCATGAACTCGTTGCTCGGATGGACGCCGCGTGGAAGGAGGACAGGTGGCTGCTGTCGCAGCTGCTCGACGAAATGACGGGCCCGGCCGCGCCAAAGCGCCTAACGAGGAACGAGCAGCGCCTCGCCGAGGTCCTGGCCGCGCCCAGTGGGAAGCTGCACCCGGCGTCCATTCTGCTAGGAGGCGACTACAGCGTCCGCAGGCGGCTCGGCGGCCGCCTCAAGGAGGTGCAATGGATGGGGGAGAGCTTCGCGGTGAAGCACATCATCGGGGACGGCGAGGCGGTCGGCGCCGAGGTCGCGCTCCTGTCCTCGGTGGCGCACCCGAACGTCGCGCACGCCGCTCACTGCTTTCACGACGAGGACAGGAAGGAGTACTTCGTCGTCATGGACCAGCTCATGGCCAAGGACCTGGGGAGCTACGTCAAGGAGGTGAGCTGCCCGCGGCGGCGGACACCGTTCCCGCTCGTCGTCGCCGTGGACATCATGCTGCAGatcgcgcgcgggatggagtacctGCACGCCAAGGGGATCTGCCACGGCGAGCTGAACCCGTCCAATGTGCTCGTCAAGCCGCGGCAACCCGACGGCGGCTACGTGCAGGTCAAGGTCACGGAGTTCGGGCAGTACGGCGCAAAAGCGTCTGCTAATGGCAATGCCAACGGCGATGACAACACCTGCATCTGGTACGCACCGGAGGTGCTCAAGCCGGAGGGCGCGGACGGGGAGACCAGGTGCACCGAGAAGGCCGACGTGTACAGCTTCGCGATGATCTGCTTCGAGCTGCTGACGGGCAAGGTGCCGTTCGAGGACAACCACCTGCAGGGCGACAAGACGAGCAAGAACATCCGCGCCGGCGAGCGACCGCTGTTCCCTTTCCAGACACCCAAGTACCTCACCACCCTCACGAAGCGATGCTGGCACGCCGACCCGGCGCAGCGGCCGGGGTTCTCCTCCGTCTGCCGCGTGCTCCGGTACGTGAAGCGATTCCTGGTCATGAACCCGGAGCAGGCTGGACAGGCTGACGCGCCCGTGGCGCCACCCGTCGACTACCTGGACGTGGAGATGCAGCTGCTGAGGAGGCTCCCGGCATGGCAGGGCGGCGAGGGGGCTCGCGTCTCGGACGTGCCGTTCCAGATGTTCGCGTACAGGGTCGTGGAGAGGGAGAAGACCACCGCCGTGCTGCACGCCAAGGACAAGCTAGCCTCCGACTCGGGCAGCGAAGGGAACTCGCTGTACGGCGACGAGAACGGCCTCGGGGCAATGTCGCCCGACCACCCGTCGAGCGGCACCGTGCGGCCTCTGCCTGACAGCAGCGACGGCAAGAAGCTGCCGGCGTCGGCGAAGAAGGCGGACAGCAAGGCGTCCAACTCAAAACAAGCAG GGTCTGTTCAGAAGGTGAAGCCGAGCACGGCGAAGACTCCGCAAGCACCAAGACGGACGCTCGGCCTGAAGACCGACGGCCTCATCTAG